One Salvia splendens isolate huo1 chromosome 22, SspV2, whole genome shotgun sequence DNA segment encodes these proteins:
- the LOC121787732 gene encoding uncharacterized protein LOC121787732 isoform X3, with translation MHARKIKYKNQWNYVIQRSKYICSSSRQDYSTGQYRSTAARACSLVEGHVLNSSLLSRISSKRWCRRSSLRPDVGWEKSSLRFYSSEGDGRNASEDKLVPNKDVVGCGKEKIPRENTENSSRHSDAHARLGENDQMEWLKNEKISMDNRRKESPFLTRRERFRNEFLRRITPWEKITVSWDDFPYYIHEHTKQLLVECAASHLKHKLTTAYGGRLTSASGRILLRSIPGTELYRERLVRALARDLKVPVLVLDSSILSPYDFNEDECESDEENSASESEIEDENDASNEEDYTSSGEGSDDEVDINVSAENLRKLLPGNIEEFEKSVSGESENSTTSSNPETSETSNVAGHKLKKGDRVKYIGPAINIEANNRIVLGKIPTLDGPTNAYTIIRGRTLSSGQRGEVYEVNEDQVAVVFDISSQRTKEVKDAKSAEAVSEPSVCWLNVKDIEHDLNAQTHDSYIAMEVLCEILESQQPLVVYFPDSSLWLSRAVSKSDRKELVSKMQEMFDKLSGPLVLICGQNKMETESNSKQNKFTMILPNLGRLAKLPLLKRLAEGLRPSKRSGDDELYKIFTNVVCLDLPKEEDLLKIFNKQIEEDKRIVISRSNLSELHKVLEEHDLSCMDLLHLKTDGVVLSKQKAEKVVGWARSHYLSSCPLPSVKGDRLQIPRESLEIAILRLMEQETALKKPTQNLKNLAKDEYENNFVSAVVPPGEIGVKFDDVGALEDVKKALNELVILPMRRPELFSRGNLLRPCKGILLFGPPGTGKTLLAKALATEAGANFISITGSTLTSKWFGDAEKLTRALFSFASRLAPVIIFVDEVDSLLGARGGAFEHEATRRMRNEFMAAWDGLRSKDSQRILVLGATNRPFDLDDAVIRRLPRRC, from the exons ATGCATGCAAggaaaataaagtataaaaacCAATGGAATTATGTGATTCAACGCAGCAAATATATTTGTAGCTCTAGTCGTCAAGATTATTCTACCGGACAATATCGGAGCACTGCAGCAAGAGCCTGTAGCTTGGTCGAGGGACATGTGTTAAATTCTTCTTTATTATCACGGATTTCATCCAAGAGATGGTGTAGAAGATCCAGTTTGAGGCCAGATGTTGGATGGGAAAAATCATCTCTAAGATTTTATAGTTCCGAAGGTGATGGAAGGAATGCAAGTGAGGATAAGCTTGTTCCTAACAAAGATGTCGTGGGTTGTGGAAAGGAAAAGATACCCAGGGAAAATACAGAGAATAGTTCCAGGCATTCTGATGCACATGCCCGCCTTGGGGAGAATGATCAAATGGAGTGGCTTAAAAACGAAAAAATTTCTATGGATAATAGAAGGAAGGAGTCTCCTTTTCTAACTCGAAGAGAAAGATTTAGAAACGAGTTCCTGCGAAGGATTACTCCATGGGAAAAGATAACAGTATCATGGGATGATTTCCCTTATTATATACA TGAACACACTAAACAGCTTCTCGTGGAATGCGCGGCCTCTCATCTGAAGCATAAGTTGACTACAGCCTATGGAGGCCGTTTGACTTCTGCCAGTGGGAGAATTCTGCTTCGGAGCATTCCAG GTACGGAGCTATACCGGGAAAGATTGGTCAGAGCACTTGCTCGGGATTTAAAAGTACCAGTATTGGTCCTTGATAGCAGCATTTTATCTCCATAT GATTTCAACGAAGATGAATGTGAGTCAGATGAGGAGAACTCCGCATCCGAATCtgagattgaagatgaaaatgatgcAAGCAACGAGGAGGATTATACCAGCAGCGGCGAGGGAAGTGATGATGAAGTTGACATAAATGTCTCAGCTGAAAATTTAAGAAAGCTTCTCCCAGGCAATATCGAAGAGTTTGAGAAG AGTGTTTCTGGAGAATCTGAAAACTCCACGACATCTTCAAACCCAGAAACTTCAGAGACATCTAATGTGGCCGGTCATAAACTAAAGAAAG GGGATCGAGTGAAGTACATTGGACCAGCCATTAATATTGAAGCAAACAATAG GATTGTATTGGGGAAGATACCAACATTGGATGGTCCAACAAATGCTTATACTATTATTCGTGGCAG GACTTTGTCTAGCGGTCAACGAGGAGAGGTTTATGAAGTGAATGAAGACCAAGTAGCTGTTGTATTTGATATTAGTTCCCAGAGAACAAAGGAAGTAAAGGATGCAAAAAGTGCTGAAGCTGTGTCAGAACCTTCAGTGTGTTGGCTTAATG TGAAGGATATTGAACATGATCTTAATGCTCAAACACACGACAGCTATATTGCAATGGAGGTGCTTTGTGAG ATTTTGGAGTCACAACAGCCACTTGTGGTTTACTTTCCTGATTCTTCTCTGTGGCTATCAAGGGCAGTCTCAAAGTCGGATCGGAAAGAGCTTGTCAGTAAGATGCAAGAGATGTTTGACAAATTATCAGGTCCTCTGGTCTTGATTTGTGGACAAAACAAAATGGAGACAGAATCAAACTCAAAACAGAACAAATTT ACAATGATACTTCCAAACCTGGGCCGTCTTGCTAAGTTG CCTCTTTTGAAGAGACTTGCAGAGGGATTAAGACCTTCTAAACGGTCTGGAGATGATGAATTATATAAGATATTCACTAACGTGGTTTGTTTAGATCTGCCGAAG GAGGAAGATCTCTTGAAGATATTCAACAAACAGATTGAGGAAGACAAGAGAATTGTAATATCACGAAGCAATTTGAGCGAATTACACAAG GTTCTTGAGGAACACGACTTATCATGCATGGACTTGTTACATCTAAAAACTGATGGTGTTGTACTGTCAAAACAGA AAGCAGAGAAGGTGGTTGGCTGGGCCAGAAGTCATTACCTATCCTCATGTCCCCTTCCTTCAGTCAAGGGGGATCGGTTGCAGATTCCTCGCGAGAG CCTTGAAATTGCAATATTGAGGTTAATGGAGCAGGAAACAGCTCTGAAGAAGCCGACCCAAAACTTGAAG AATCTTGCTAAGGATGAGTACGAGAACAACTTCGTTTCAGCAGTGGTTCCTCCAGGAGAGATTGGTGTGAAATTTGATGATGTGGGTGCACTTGAAGACGTGAAGAAGGCACTAAATGAACTTGTGATTCTGCCTATGCGGAGACCTGAGCTTTTCTCCCGTGGAAATTTGTTGCGG CCTTGCAAAGGGATATTACTTTTTGGTCCTCCTGGAACTGGAAAAACCCTTCTGGCGAAGGCACTTGCAACTGAAGCGGGTGCAAATTTTATCAGTATTACTGGTTCAACACTTACATCCAAG TGGTTTGGTGATGCTGAAAAACTTACTCGTGCACTTTTCTCCTTTGCCAGCAGGCTGGCTCCTGTTATAATTTTTGTTGATGAG GTAGACAGCTTACTTGGTGCTCGTGGTGGTGCTTTTGAGCATGAGGCAACTAGAAGAATGCGAAATGAATTTATGGCAGCATGGGATGGCTTGAGGTCAAAAGACAGCCAGAGAATCCTTGTGCTTGGTGCTACAAATAGGCCATTTGACCTTGATGATGCTGTTATTCGTCGTTTACCAAGAAG ATGCTGA
- the LOC121787733 gene encoding uncharacterized membrane protein At1g75140-like, with product MAVSRSRKGKLIFSLALSLLLADLSCSPPLFCVVLASQESNPSLNSNSVIETDTENEIPFRKNDNPLAETCVDHDLLSKHHFQLEKLQELVQNLTQLVVRLESRLSDDPGTKKIQSLSPHGDEIGIEKIKEDDSLGVGGKEELEPTIVTKYNTFWVEKFQFVSAVKLSSSPTCVNVLPNKDFEGLSKYFAVGDDKGKLYLFLRSGEVALEFEAFSEGEKPSPISAIVSYLSLHKNETMIVTGHGNGAIVMHRVWETLSGDEWSSLHVERVGRFEIPESWGLRINMVKVHYVGRRRYILAVDKGGKIMVFKEDGTLYGTATPSKRPIAFLKQRLLFLTDTGAGSLDLRTMKLKETECEGLNSSFAKSYVFDAMDRSKAYGLTGEGDLVQMLLLGDVMNFKCRVRSKRKLDMDEPLALQAIKGYVLIANRDKVYVYNVSSQQYVRAGGLRLLFSAGLDEIIAPFLNQQQNMEKKTGVPLITSDHEKLMVISLGNGYVAMYRSNLPSFKNELNSILWTSPVMFFVLFLFGAWHCFANKKEALTSWGPDDPFTSASVTSGAPLVSATADRSFTDSSRSSEIMELRGSGLRGSSRYVSPPRYSGGATNPYRPGSADTDSRPAPNHYRPSTDTDSRPATNPYRPSLDTDARPSPIDPRFRSSEMKYRGSKVEAQAVPMRRETTSL from the coding sequence ATGGCTGTCTCTCGCAGCAGAAAAGGCAAGTTAATCTTCTCGTTAGCTCTTTCTTTGCTCCTCGCAGATTTATCTTGTTCCCCACCTCTTTTTTGCGTTGTTCTCGCATCACAAGAATCCAATCCCTCTCTTAATTCCAACTCAGTAATTGAAACCGACACCGAAAATGAGATCCCTTTTAGGAAAAATGACAACCCTTTAGCGGAAACTTGTGTTGATCACGATTTGTTAAGCAAGCACCACTTCCAATTGGAGAAACTTCAAGAATTAGTCCAAAACCTCACCCAGCTTGTTGTTAGGTTAGAATCCCGGCTTTCTGATGATCCGGGAACTAAAAAGATTCAATCTTTATCGCCACACGGTGATGAAATCGGTATTGAGAAAATTAAGGAAGATGATAGTTTGGGGGTAGGAGGTAAGGAGGAGTTGGAGCCGACGATAGTGACTAAGTATAACACATTTTGGGTTGAGAAGTTTCAGTTTGTGTCGGCTGTTAAGTTGAGTTCGAGCCCTACTTGTGTTAATGTGTTGCCAAATAAGGATTTTGAGGGTTTGAGCAAGTACTTTGCTGTTGGGGATGATAAGGGGAAGTTGTACCTGTTTCTGAGGAGTGGTGAGGTTGCGTTAGAGTTCGAGGCCTTCTCCGAGGGGGAGAAGCCCTCGCCAATCTCTGCCATTGTCTCCTACTTATCGCTTCACAAGAACGAGACCATGATTGTCACGGGCCATGGCAATGGCGCTATTGTAATGCATCGGGTTTGGGAGACGTTGAGTGGTGATGAATGGAGCTCGCTTCATGTGGAGCGAGTTGGGAGGTTTGAGATCCCGGAGTCTTGGGGTTTGCGGATTAACATGGTGAAGGTTCACTATGTTGGGAGGAGGAGGTACATTTTGGCAGTAGACAAGGGTGGGAAGATCATGGTGTTTAAGGAGGATGGGACGTTGTATGGTACTGCTACACCTAGTAAACGGCCGATTGCGTTTTTGAAGCAGCGTCTGTTGTTTCTTACGGATACTGGGGCGGGCTCGTTGGATTTGAGGACGATGAAACTGAAGGAGACGGAATGTGAGGGTTTGAACAGTTCTTTTGCTAAGAGTTATGTTTTTGATGCCATGGACCGGTCGAAGGCCTATGGGCTGACGGGGGAAGGGGACTTGGTTCAGATGTTGCTGCTAGGCGACGTGATGAACTTCAAGTGTCGGGTGAGGTCAAAGAGGAAGCTGGACATGGATGAGCCTCTGGCCTTGCAGGCGATCAAAGGCTATGTGCTGATTGCTAACAGGGACAAGGTTTATGTGTACAACGTCTCGTCTCAGCAATATGTCCGCGCTGGTGGGCTGCGCCTCTTGTTCTCTGCCGGCCTTGATGAGATCATCGCGCCTTTCCTAAACCAGCAACAGAACATGGAGAAGAAAACAGGCGTGCCCTTGATCACCAGTGACCACGAGAAGCTTATGGTCATCAGCCTTGGAAACGGATACGTGGCCATGTATCGTTCCAATCTCCCCTCGTTCAAGAACGAGCTCAACAGCATCCTGTGGACGAGCCCAGTCATGTTTTTCGTCCTCTTCCTCTTTGGAGCTTGGCATTGTTTTGCGAACAAGAAGGAGGCGCTCACCTCTTGGGGGCCCGATGACCCCTTCACCTCAGCATCCGTCACCAGTGGAGCTCCGTTAGTTTCAGCCACGGCCGACAGATCCTTCACGGATTCTTCAAGAAGCTCTGAAATCATGGAGCTGAGAGGCAGTGGTCTGAGAGGCTCATCGCGGTATGTATCTCCACCGCGGTATTCCGGTGGAGCAACCAATCCGTACAGGCCAGGTAGCGCTGACACGGATTCTAGACCTGCCCCGAATCACTACAGGCCTAGCACAGACACGGATTCTAGGCCTGCAACAAATCCCTACAGGCCTAGTCTCGATACAGATGCTAGACCTTCGCCCATTGACCCTCGTTTCAGATCATCAGAAATGAAGTATCGGGGGTCGAAAGTCGAAGCTCAGGCTGTTCCAATGAGAAGGGAAACAACCTCTTTGTAA
- the LOC121787732 gene encoding uncharacterized protein LOC121787732 isoform X2, with the protein MHARKIKYKNQWNYVIQRSKYICSSSRQDYSTGQYRSTAARACSLVEGHVLNSSLLSRISSKRWCRRSSLRPDVGWEKSSLRFYSSEGDGRNASEDKLVPNKDVVGCGKEKIPRENTENSSRHSDAHARLGENDQMEWLKNEKISMDNRRKESPFLTRRERFRNEFLRRITPWEKITVSWDDFPYYIHEHTKQLLVECAASHLKHKLTTAYGGRLTSASGRILLRSIPGTELYRERLVRALARDLKVPVLVLDSSILSPYDFNEDECESDEENSASESEIEDENDASNEEDYTSSGEGSDDEVDINVSAENLRKLLPGNIEEFEKSVSGESENSTTSSNPETSETSNVAGHKLKKGDRVKYIGPAINIEANNRTLSSGQRGEVYEVNEDQVAVVFDISSQRTKEVKDAKSAEAVSEPSVCWLNVKDIEHDLNAQTHDSYIAMEVLCEILESQQPLVVYFPDSSLWLSRAVSKSDRKELVSKMQEMFDKLSGPLVLICGQNKMETESNSKQNKFTMILPNLGRLAKLPLLKRLAEGLRPSKRSGDDELYKIFTNVVCLDLPKEEDLLKIFNKQIEEDKRIVISRSNLSELHKVLEEHDLSCMDLLHLKTDGVVLSKQKAEKVVGWARSHYLSSCPLPSVKGDRLQIPRESLEIAILRLMEQETALKKPTQNLKNLAKDEYENNFVSAVVPPGEIGVKFDDVGALEDVKKALNELVILPMRRPELFSRGNLLRPCKGILLFGPPGTGKTLLAKALATEAGANFISITGSTLTSKWFGDAEKLTRALFSFASRLAPVIIFVDEVDSLLGARGGAFEHEATRRMRNEFMAAWDGLRSKDSQRILVLGATNRPFDLDDAVIRRLPRRIYVDLPDADNRLKILKIILSPENLETGFPLEQLANSTEGYSGSDLKNLCIAAAYRPVQELLEEESKGGKSDGVPLLRPLKLDDFTHAKTTVGPSVSFDAASMNELRKWNEQYGEGGSRKKSPFGF; encoded by the exons ATGCATGCAAggaaaataaagtataaaaacCAATGGAATTATGTGATTCAACGCAGCAAATATATTTGTAGCTCTAGTCGTCAAGATTATTCTACCGGACAATATCGGAGCACTGCAGCAAGAGCCTGTAGCTTGGTCGAGGGACATGTGTTAAATTCTTCTTTATTATCACGGATTTCATCCAAGAGATGGTGTAGAAGATCCAGTTTGAGGCCAGATGTTGGATGGGAAAAATCATCTCTAAGATTTTATAGTTCCGAAGGTGATGGAAGGAATGCAAGTGAGGATAAGCTTGTTCCTAACAAAGATGTCGTGGGTTGTGGAAAGGAAAAGATACCCAGGGAAAATACAGAGAATAGTTCCAGGCATTCTGATGCACATGCCCGCCTTGGGGAGAATGATCAAATGGAGTGGCTTAAAAACGAAAAAATTTCTATGGATAATAGAAGGAAGGAGTCTCCTTTTCTAACTCGAAGAGAAAGATTTAGAAACGAGTTCCTGCGAAGGATTACTCCATGGGAAAAGATAACAGTATCATGGGATGATTTCCCTTATTATATACA TGAACACACTAAACAGCTTCTCGTGGAATGCGCGGCCTCTCATCTGAAGCATAAGTTGACTACAGCCTATGGAGGCCGTTTGACTTCTGCCAGTGGGAGAATTCTGCTTCGGAGCATTCCAG GTACGGAGCTATACCGGGAAAGATTGGTCAGAGCACTTGCTCGGGATTTAAAAGTACCAGTATTGGTCCTTGATAGCAGCATTTTATCTCCATAT GATTTCAACGAAGATGAATGTGAGTCAGATGAGGAGAACTCCGCATCCGAATCtgagattgaagatgaaaatgatgcAAGCAACGAGGAGGATTATACCAGCAGCGGCGAGGGAAGTGATGATGAAGTTGACATAAATGTCTCAGCTGAAAATTTAAGAAAGCTTCTCCCAGGCAATATCGAAGAGTTTGAGAAG AGTGTTTCTGGAGAATCTGAAAACTCCACGACATCTTCAAACCCAGAAACTTCAGAGACATCTAATGTGGCCGGTCATAAACTAAAGAAAG GGGATCGAGTGAAGTACATTGGACCAGCCATTAATATTGAAGCAAACAATAG GACTTTGTCTAGCGGTCAACGAGGAGAGGTTTATGAAGTGAATGAAGACCAAGTAGCTGTTGTATTTGATATTAGTTCCCAGAGAACAAAGGAAGTAAAGGATGCAAAAAGTGCTGAAGCTGTGTCAGAACCTTCAGTGTGTTGGCTTAATG TGAAGGATATTGAACATGATCTTAATGCTCAAACACACGACAGCTATATTGCAATGGAGGTGCTTTGTGAG ATTTTGGAGTCACAACAGCCACTTGTGGTTTACTTTCCTGATTCTTCTCTGTGGCTATCAAGGGCAGTCTCAAAGTCGGATCGGAAAGAGCTTGTCAGTAAGATGCAAGAGATGTTTGACAAATTATCAGGTCCTCTGGTCTTGATTTGTGGACAAAACAAAATGGAGACAGAATCAAACTCAAAACAGAACAAATTT ACAATGATACTTCCAAACCTGGGCCGTCTTGCTAAGTTG CCTCTTTTGAAGAGACTTGCAGAGGGATTAAGACCTTCTAAACGGTCTGGAGATGATGAATTATATAAGATATTCACTAACGTGGTTTGTTTAGATCTGCCGAAG GAGGAAGATCTCTTGAAGATATTCAACAAACAGATTGAGGAAGACAAGAGAATTGTAATATCACGAAGCAATTTGAGCGAATTACACAAG GTTCTTGAGGAACACGACTTATCATGCATGGACTTGTTACATCTAAAAACTGATGGTGTTGTACTGTCAAAACAGA AAGCAGAGAAGGTGGTTGGCTGGGCCAGAAGTCATTACCTATCCTCATGTCCCCTTCCTTCAGTCAAGGGGGATCGGTTGCAGATTCCTCGCGAGAG CCTTGAAATTGCAATATTGAGGTTAATGGAGCAGGAAACAGCTCTGAAGAAGCCGACCCAAAACTTGAAG AATCTTGCTAAGGATGAGTACGAGAACAACTTCGTTTCAGCAGTGGTTCCTCCAGGAGAGATTGGTGTGAAATTTGATGATGTGGGTGCACTTGAAGACGTGAAGAAGGCACTAAATGAACTTGTGATTCTGCCTATGCGGAGACCTGAGCTTTTCTCCCGTGGAAATTTGTTGCGG CCTTGCAAAGGGATATTACTTTTTGGTCCTCCTGGAACTGGAAAAACCCTTCTGGCGAAGGCACTTGCAACTGAAGCGGGTGCAAATTTTATCAGTATTACTGGTTCAACACTTACATCCAAG TGGTTTGGTGATGCTGAAAAACTTACTCGTGCACTTTTCTCCTTTGCCAGCAGGCTGGCTCCTGTTATAATTTTTGTTGATGAG GTAGACAGCTTACTTGGTGCTCGTGGTGGTGCTTTTGAGCATGAGGCAACTAGAAGAATGCGAAATGAATTTATGGCAGCATGGGATGGCTTGAGGTCAAAAGACAGCCAGAGAATCCTTGTGCTTGGTGCTACAAATAGGCCATTTGACCTTGATGATGCTGTTATTCGTCGTTTACCAAGAAG GATCTATGTTGACCTGCCAGATGCTGATAATCGTCTTAAAATACTCAAGATAATATTATCTCCAGAAAATCTAGAAACTGGGTTTCCCTTGGAACAACTTGCAAATTCTACTGAAGGTTATTCTGGGAGCGACCTGAAG AACCTCTGTATTGCTGCAGCATACAGACCTGTCCAAGAGTTGCTGGAAGAAGAAAGCAAG GGTGGCAAATCTGATGGAGTTCCGCTTCTAAGACCGCTCAAGTTGGACGATTTTACTCACGCTAAAACCACG GTGGGACCATCAGTTTCCTTCGATGCAGCCAGTATGAATGAGTTGAGAAAATGGAATGAACAATATGGCGAAGGCGGAAGCAGGAAAAAGTCACCATTTGGTTTTTGA
- the LOC121787732 gene encoding uncharacterized protein LOC121787732 isoform X1, which produces MHARKIKYKNQWNYVIQRSKYICSSSRQDYSTGQYRSTAARACSLVEGHVLNSSLLSRISSKRWCRRSSLRPDVGWEKSSLRFYSSEGDGRNASEDKLVPNKDVVGCGKEKIPRENTENSSRHSDAHARLGENDQMEWLKNEKISMDNRRKESPFLTRRERFRNEFLRRITPWEKITVSWDDFPYYIHEHTKQLLVECAASHLKHKLTTAYGGRLTSASGRILLRSIPGTELYRERLVRALARDLKVPVLVLDSSILSPYDFNEDECESDEENSASESEIEDENDASNEEDYTSSGEGSDDEVDINVSAENLRKLLPGNIEEFEKSVSGESENSTTSSNPETSETSNVAGHKLKKGDRVKYIGPAINIEANNRIVLGKIPTLDGPTNAYTIIRGRTLSSGQRGEVYEVNEDQVAVVFDISSQRTKEVKDAKSAEAVSEPSVCWLNVKDIEHDLNAQTHDSYIAMEVLCEILESQQPLVVYFPDSSLWLSRAVSKSDRKELVSKMQEMFDKLSGPLVLICGQNKMETESNSKQNKFTMILPNLGRLAKLPLLKRLAEGLRPSKRSGDDELYKIFTNVVCLDLPKEEDLLKIFNKQIEEDKRIVISRSNLSELHKVLEEHDLSCMDLLHLKTDGVVLSKQKAEKVVGWARSHYLSSCPLPSVKGDRLQIPRESLEIAILRLMEQETALKKPTQNLKNLAKDEYENNFVSAVVPPGEIGVKFDDVGALEDVKKALNELVILPMRRPELFSRGNLLRPCKGILLFGPPGTGKTLLAKALATEAGANFISITGSTLTSKWFGDAEKLTRALFSFASRLAPVIIFVDEVDSLLGARGGAFEHEATRRMRNEFMAAWDGLRSKDSQRILVLGATNRPFDLDDAVIRRLPRRIYVDLPDADNRLKILKIILSPENLETGFPLEQLANSTEGYSGSDLKNLCIAAAYRPVQELLEEESKGGKSDGVPLLRPLKLDDFTHAKTTVGPSVSFDAASMNELRKWNEQYGEGGSRKKSPFGF; this is translated from the exons ATGCATGCAAggaaaataaagtataaaaacCAATGGAATTATGTGATTCAACGCAGCAAATATATTTGTAGCTCTAGTCGTCAAGATTATTCTACCGGACAATATCGGAGCACTGCAGCAAGAGCCTGTAGCTTGGTCGAGGGACATGTGTTAAATTCTTCTTTATTATCACGGATTTCATCCAAGAGATGGTGTAGAAGATCCAGTTTGAGGCCAGATGTTGGATGGGAAAAATCATCTCTAAGATTTTATAGTTCCGAAGGTGATGGAAGGAATGCAAGTGAGGATAAGCTTGTTCCTAACAAAGATGTCGTGGGTTGTGGAAAGGAAAAGATACCCAGGGAAAATACAGAGAATAGTTCCAGGCATTCTGATGCACATGCCCGCCTTGGGGAGAATGATCAAATGGAGTGGCTTAAAAACGAAAAAATTTCTATGGATAATAGAAGGAAGGAGTCTCCTTTTCTAACTCGAAGAGAAAGATTTAGAAACGAGTTCCTGCGAAGGATTACTCCATGGGAAAAGATAACAGTATCATGGGATGATTTCCCTTATTATATACA TGAACACACTAAACAGCTTCTCGTGGAATGCGCGGCCTCTCATCTGAAGCATAAGTTGACTACAGCCTATGGAGGCCGTTTGACTTCTGCCAGTGGGAGAATTCTGCTTCGGAGCATTCCAG GTACGGAGCTATACCGGGAAAGATTGGTCAGAGCACTTGCTCGGGATTTAAAAGTACCAGTATTGGTCCTTGATAGCAGCATTTTATCTCCATAT GATTTCAACGAAGATGAATGTGAGTCAGATGAGGAGAACTCCGCATCCGAATCtgagattgaagatgaaaatgatgcAAGCAACGAGGAGGATTATACCAGCAGCGGCGAGGGAAGTGATGATGAAGTTGACATAAATGTCTCAGCTGAAAATTTAAGAAAGCTTCTCCCAGGCAATATCGAAGAGTTTGAGAAG AGTGTTTCTGGAGAATCTGAAAACTCCACGACATCTTCAAACCCAGAAACTTCAGAGACATCTAATGTGGCCGGTCATAAACTAAAGAAAG GGGATCGAGTGAAGTACATTGGACCAGCCATTAATATTGAAGCAAACAATAG GATTGTATTGGGGAAGATACCAACATTGGATGGTCCAACAAATGCTTATACTATTATTCGTGGCAG GACTTTGTCTAGCGGTCAACGAGGAGAGGTTTATGAAGTGAATGAAGACCAAGTAGCTGTTGTATTTGATATTAGTTCCCAGAGAACAAAGGAAGTAAAGGATGCAAAAAGTGCTGAAGCTGTGTCAGAACCTTCAGTGTGTTGGCTTAATG TGAAGGATATTGAACATGATCTTAATGCTCAAACACACGACAGCTATATTGCAATGGAGGTGCTTTGTGAG ATTTTGGAGTCACAACAGCCACTTGTGGTTTACTTTCCTGATTCTTCTCTGTGGCTATCAAGGGCAGTCTCAAAGTCGGATCGGAAAGAGCTTGTCAGTAAGATGCAAGAGATGTTTGACAAATTATCAGGTCCTCTGGTCTTGATTTGTGGACAAAACAAAATGGAGACAGAATCAAACTCAAAACAGAACAAATTT ACAATGATACTTCCAAACCTGGGCCGTCTTGCTAAGTTG CCTCTTTTGAAGAGACTTGCAGAGGGATTAAGACCTTCTAAACGGTCTGGAGATGATGAATTATATAAGATATTCACTAACGTGGTTTGTTTAGATCTGCCGAAG GAGGAAGATCTCTTGAAGATATTCAACAAACAGATTGAGGAAGACAAGAGAATTGTAATATCACGAAGCAATTTGAGCGAATTACACAAG GTTCTTGAGGAACACGACTTATCATGCATGGACTTGTTACATCTAAAAACTGATGGTGTTGTACTGTCAAAACAGA AAGCAGAGAAGGTGGTTGGCTGGGCCAGAAGTCATTACCTATCCTCATGTCCCCTTCCTTCAGTCAAGGGGGATCGGTTGCAGATTCCTCGCGAGAG CCTTGAAATTGCAATATTGAGGTTAATGGAGCAGGAAACAGCTCTGAAGAAGCCGACCCAAAACTTGAAG AATCTTGCTAAGGATGAGTACGAGAACAACTTCGTTTCAGCAGTGGTTCCTCCAGGAGAGATTGGTGTGAAATTTGATGATGTGGGTGCACTTGAAGACGTGAAGAAGGCACTAAATGAACTTGTGATTCTGCCTATGCGGAGACCTGAGCTTTTCTCCCGTGGAAATTTGTTGCGG CCTTGCAAAGGGATATTACTTTTTGGTCCTCCTGGAACTGGAAAAACCCTTCTGGCGAAGGCACTTGCAACTGAAGCGGGTGCAAATTTTATCAGTATTACTGGTTCAACACTTACATCCAAG TGGTTTGGTGATGCTGAAAAACTTACTCGTGCACTTTTCTCCTTTGCCAGCAGGCTGGCTCCTGTTATAATTTTTGTTGATGAG GTAGACAGCTTACTTGGTGCTCGTGGTGGTGCTTTTGAGCATGAGGCAACTAGAAGAATGCGAAATGAATTTATGGCAGCATGGGATGGCTTGAGGTCAAAAGACAGCCAGAGAATCCTTGTGCTTGGTGCTACAAATAGGCCATTTGACCTTGATGATGCTGTTATTCGTCGTTTACCAAGAAG GATCTATGTTGACCTGCCAGATGCTGATAATCGTCTTAAAATACTCAAGATAATATTATCTCCAGAAAATCTAGAAACTGGGTTTCCCTTGGAACAACTTGCAAATTCTACTGAAGGTTATTCTGGGAGCGACCTGAAG AACCTCTGTATTGCTGCAGCATACAGACCTGTCCAAGAGTTGCTGGAAGAAGAAAGCAAG GGTGGCAAATCTGATGGAGTTCCGCTTCTAAGACCGCTCAAGTTGGACGATTTTACTCACGCTAAAACCACG GTGGGACCATCAGTTTCCTTCGATGCAGCCAGTATGAATGAGTTGAGAAAATGGAATGAACAATATGGCGAAGGCGGAAGCAGGAAAAAGTCACCATTTGGTTTTTGA